In one Arenibacter antarcticus genomic region, the following are encoded:
- a CDS encoding DUF1080 domain-containing protein, translating to MKRISIKRKFAHLSVLLIVLTAYQADAQHEAFEFEFGGENTWENMISGKSGEESTIKWINVNTVKEGWTVGEDGVLVNLGHPIGVVRSEKQYENFILHVEWRHMEAGGNSGIFAWSGADPKGKSPLPDGVEIQMLELDWVNINAKDGVQQPIAYVHGEVWGVGGVVTLPDNPRGERSKSLENRAKGKGEWNTYDVVCVDGVIKLSVNGKFVNGISKSTQKKGYLCLESEGAEIHFRNLKVIELPPGVTSAEQIAPFLSN from the coding sequence ATGAAGAGAATTTCAATTAAGAGAAAATTTGCCCATTTATCTGTATTGTTAATTGTATTGACTGCTTACCAAGCCGATGCTCAGCATGAAGCATTCGAATTTGAATTTGGTGGCGAGAATACCTGGGAGAATATGATTTCAGGGAAGTCGGGAGAAGAATCTACTATTAAATGGATTAATGTGAATACCGTTAAAGAAGGGTGGACCGTTGGTGAAGATGGCGTATTGGTGAATTTAGGCCATCCAATTGGGGTGGTAAGATCGGAGAAACAATATGAAAACTTTATTCTTCATGTAGAATGGCGACATATGGAAGCAGGGGGTAACTCCGGAATTTTTGCATGGAGCGGTGCGGACCCCAAGGGGAAATCCCCATTGCCTGACGGTGTTGAAATTCAGATGCTCGAATTGGATTGGGTAAACATAAATGCAAAAGACGGTGTTCAGCAACCTATAGCCTATGTTCATGGGGAAGTTTGGGGTGTAGGGGGCGTAGTAACCTTACCCGATAATCCAAGGGGAGAAAGAAGCAAGTCCCTAGAGAATAGAGCTAAGGGAAAGGGAGAATGGAATACCTATGACGTTGTATGTGTAGACGGGGTCATTAAACTTTCTGTTAACGGTAAATTTGTAAATGGGATTTCTAAATCCACTCAAAAGAAAGGGTATTTATGCCTCGAATCTGAAGGAGCAGAAATTCATTTCAGAAATTTAAAAGTAATAGAGCTCCCACCTGGAGTAACATCTGCTGAGCAGATAGCTCCTTTTTTAAGTAACTAG
- a CDS encoding nucleoside permease, translating into MKNSVRLRLSVLMLLEYFIWGAWYVTMGTYLMSSLEVNATQVGAAYANLSIAAIISPFFVGMVADRFFSAQKVLGTLHLMGAATLYYISTVEHFQQFWWLILLYTLLYMPTMSLVNSISFSQMEDPDKEFPRIRVLGTVGWIAAGLLIGFMELESSHMTFRIAAYCSVVLGILSFFLPSTPPSGKSASISTILGLDALVLFKKRSFVVFFVSSILVCIPLAFYYNFANPFLNELGMENAAAKMTMGQVSELLFMLLMPLAFRRLGIKKMMLIGIFAWVVRYLLFAYGDIGPGIWMLYFGIILHGVCYDFFFVSGQIYIDKKCKPSFRNSAQGLITFATYGVGMFIGSFVSGAVTDNFLINTDGIMSYQWESIWLVPAIIALVVGLLFLLFFKEKLVGPLVLDNKVQHILPKADSRDQKELIGGLTDNSDLKIKS; encoded by the coding sequence ATGAAAAACTCAGTAAGATTGCGCTTATCCGTTTTAATGCTGTTGGAGTATTTTATATGGGGAGCGTGGTATGTTACCATGGGCACCTATCTAATGTCCTCATTGGAAGTAAATGCTACACAGGTAGGGGCAGCGTATGCAAATCTTTCTATAGCCGCTATTATTTCCCCTTTTTTCGTAGGAATGGTAGCAGACCGATTTTTCTCTGCTCAAAAGGTGCTAGGGACATTACATTTAATGGGTGCTGCCACCTTATATTATATAAGTACCGTTGAACATTTTCAGCAATTTTGGTGGTTAATCCTGCTCTACACCTTGTTGTATATGCCTACTATGTCCTTAGTGAATTCCATTTCCTTTTCGCAAATGGAAGACCCCGATAAAGAATTTCCACGGATTAGGGTTTTAGGTACCGTGGGCTGGATCGCAGCTGGACTCTTAATAGGGTTTATGGAATTGGAGTCCTCTCATATGACGTTCCGTATTGCGGCCTATTGTTCTGTAGTGCTAGGTATTTTAAGCTTCTTCTTGCCAAGTACCCCGCCTTCAGGAAAAAGTGCGAGCATTTCTACCATCCTAGGATTAGATGCGTTGGTTTTATTTAAGAAGAGGTCCTTTGTTGTGTTTTTTGTTAGCTCCATTCTAGTTTGTATCCCCTTAGCTTTTTATTACAACTTTGCCAATCCTTTTCTAAATGAGCTAGGGATGGAAAATGCTGCTGCTAAGATGACTATGGGGCAGGTTTCCGAACTTTTATTCATGCTGTTGATGCCCCTTGCTTTTAGGAGGCTTGGGATTAAAAAAATGATGCTGATCGGAATTTTTGCCTGGGTGGTACGCTATCTTTTGTTCGCCTATGGGGATATAGGGCCAGGAATTTGGATGTTGTATTTCGGTATTATATTACACGGCGTATGCTATGATTTCTTCTTTGTCTCTGGACAGATCTATATCGATAAGAAGTGTAAACCCTCTTTTAGAAATTCTGCCCAAGGTCTTATCACCTTTGCTACCTACGGAGTGGGAATGTTTATTGGCTCCTTTGTTTCCGGTGCGGTGACCGATAATTTTTTGATCAATACCGACGGAATAATGAGTTACCAATGGGAATCTATTTGGTTGGTTCCAGCCATAATTGCGTTGGTAGTTGGATTGTTATTCCTATTATTTTTCAAGGAAAAGCTTGTAGGACCACTAGTGCTCGATAATAAGGTGCAGCACATTTTACCTAAGGCGGATAGTAGGGATCAAAAGGAGCTGATAGGGGGATTGACAGATAATTCTGATCTAAAAATAAAAAGTTAG
- a CDS encoding amidohydrolase family protein yields MKIGWSALLVLLTVSCMEKKEYYTLDDFDKVDKIDAHIHVFTDRNSFVEQAKKAKFRLLNIMVDLSKGEELIRKQYDYSFAQKKQEPEVFEVATSFSIADWDNPDFTKNTISWLDKSFAEGAIAVKVWKNIGMVFRDKDNRLIMVDHPKLDTIFDYLASKKIPLIGHLGEPKNCWLPLDEMTTNNDRNYFSEHPQYHMYRHPELPTYEEQIAARDRMLEKHPDLVFMGAHMGSLEWSVDELAKRLDKFPNMSIDLAARMGQVFYQTIENREKVRAFFIKYQDRILYATDLADDGKDDAKEMQQEMRKMWLTDWRFFVTDEVMASDLVNEEFRGLKLPKEVIDKIYLQNAQKWLRMFPQ; encoded by the coding sequence ATGAAAATTGGGTGGAGTGCCTTATTAGTACTGTTAACGGTTTCTTGTATGGAAAAGAAGGAATATTATACTTTGGACGACTTTGATAAGGTGGATAAAATTGATGCCCACATTCATGTTTTTACCGATCGTAACAGCTTTGTAGAACAAGCAAAGAAAGCTAAGTTTCGATTGCTCAATATTATGGTCGACCTTTCAAAAGGGGAGGAGCTAATTAGAAAACAATATGATTATAGTTTCGCCCAAAAGAAACAAGAGCCCGAGGTATTTGAGGTCGCTACCTCATTTTCTATTGCCGATTGGGATAATCCAGACTTTACCAAGAACACCATTTCTTGGCTAGACAAGAGTTTTGCAGAAGGAGCAATAGCGGTAAAGGTCTGGAAGAACATTGGCATGGTTTTTCGCGATAAGGACAACCGACTAATTATGGTGGACCATCCCAAACTAGATACTATATTCGATTATTTAGCCAGTAAAAAAATACCCTTGATTGGGCATTTAGGGGAACCAAAAAATTGTTGGCTTCCACTAGATGAAATGACCACAAACAACGATCGGAACTACTTTTCCGAACATCCACAGTACCATATGTACCGACATCCGGAACTACCGACCTATGAAGAGCAGATTGCCGCTCGGGATAGAATGCTAGAAAAACACCCCGATCTGGTATTTATGGGGGCACATATGGGGAGTCTGGAGTGGAGCGTTGATGAATTGGCGAAACGGTTGGACAAGTTTCCAAATATGTCTATAGACCTCGCAGCTAGAATGGGGCAAGTTTTTTATCAAACCATAGAAAATAGGGAAAAAGTACGTGCCTTTTTTATAAAGTACCAGGATCGGATTCTCTATGCAACCGATTTGGCCGATGATGGCAAGGATGATGCAAAAGAAATGCAGCAGGAGATGCGTAAAATGTGGCTTACGGATTGGCGTTTTTTTGTAACCGATGAGGTTATGGCCAGCGACCTGGTTAATGAAGAATTTAGGGGGTTAAAGCTTCCAAAGGAGGTCATTGATAAAATTTATTTACAAAATGCCCAAAAATGGCTTAGGATGTTTCCCCAATAA
- a CDS encoding monooxygenase: MAVLMCVDFPHKDIWGKEMADQMTELAQSIMKEPGCIWKFWTEDKNENIAGGVYLFDTRQNAENYLNMHSKRLEQWGYTDIRGKVFEINEQLSEICKAPLQF; encoded by the coding sequence ATGGCAGTATTAATGTGTGTAGATTTTCCTCATAAAGATATATGGGGCAAAGAAATGGCAGATCAAATGACAGAGCTTGCCCAAAGTATTATGAAGGAGCCAGGATGTATTTGGAAATTTTGGACAGAAGATAAAAATGAAAATATTGCAGGGGGAGTTTATTTATTTGATACCCGCCAAAATGCAGAAAATTATCTTAACATGCACTCAAAGCGACTCGAGCAATGGGGGTATACTGACATTAGAGGAAAGGTATTTGAAATAAATGAACAACTTTCGGAAATTTGTAAAGCCCCTTTACAGTTTTAA
- a CDS encoding universal stress protein: MRHHILIPTDFSENAWSAALYALKLYAQEPCTFYFLHAWTFSSGSRTYVSPSYIDSLQDKSKEQLAGLKARAIIESTNSDHIFETIFSLDSLEDAIKFAIEKHKIDQIAMGTKGATGAKEFLLGSNTVTVIDKVRLCPLLLVPNNFEFVSPAQIGFPTDFNRGYGNEIQPIKKLADVHNSKINVLHINGKDKLTDIQNDNLEMLKAFLNDYKHSFNWMPEIGKKEQAIESFIEEKNINILTMINYEHSIIENFIKEPVIKKMGYHSIIPFFVIPHKN, from the coding sequence ATGAGACATCATATTTTAATACCAACAGATTTTTCAGAAAATGCATGGAGCGCGGCACTTTATGCCTTAAAATTATATGCCCAAGAGCCTTGTACATTTTATTTTTTACATGCTTGGACTTTCAGTTCCGGTTCTAGAACATACGTTTCTCCAAGTTATATAGATTCACTTCAAGACAAATCGAAAGAACAATTAGCAGGGCTGAAAGCTCGAGCTATAATTGAAAGCACAAATAGCGACCATATATTTGAAACAATTTTTAGTCTTGATTCATTGGAGGATGCAATAAAATTCGCAATTGAAAAGCATAAAATAGACCAGATTGCTATGGGCACAAAAGGTGCTACAGGTGCCAAGGAGTTTCTTCTAGGGAGTAATACCGTTACTGTAATTGATAAGGTGAGGCTTTGTCCTTTATTGTTGGTGCCAAACAATTTCGAATTTGTATCACCCGCTCAGATTGGGTTTCCTACTGATTTTAATAGAGGCTATGGAAATGAAATACAGCCTATAAAGAAATTAGCTGATGTGCATAATTCTAAAATTAATGTGCTTCATATTAACGGCAAGGATAAACTCACGGATATACAGAATGATAATTTGGAGATGTTAAAGGCTTTTTTAAATGACTATAAGCACAGTTTTAATTGGATGCCTGAAATAGGCAAAAAAGAACAAGCCATAGAAAGTTTTATTGAAGAAAAAAACATCAACATTCTTACAATGATTAACTATGAACATAGCATAATTGAAAATTTCATTAAAGAACCTGTTATTAAGAAAATGGGATATCATTCTATCATTCCATTTTTTGTTATACCACATAAAAACTGA
- a CDS encoding sulfatase: MKKPQIKRDKVAHYNSNFRRTNIIFILGLLISITGYTQEKKKPNVLFIVADDLTATAVSSYENIASRTPNIDKLATEGTRYTHAYSQYPVCGPSRASLMFGYYPNATQTYGYVSGREQVGEKRKSWSQLFKDNGYYTARVSKIYHMGVPIDIETGSNGQDDGESWTERFNSQGPEWKAEGEAELVQNNPFGDKPRKGGNVMTIVKADGGDLEHSDGKTAEKAIELIRKHKNEPFFLAVGMVRPHVPFVAPKSYFEPYPHSEIVLPPKVQNDWDDIPARGINYVTSVNGEMSEEQEKKAVAGYYASVAYMDAQVGKILNTLKEEGLEDNTIVIFTSDHGFHLGEHRFWMKVSLHEESVRVPLIIKMPGKAPAVCNSFTELLDLYPTVAELAGLKYSKNIQGKSIAKTLENPEIEVRDMAFSVSQGGKTFLIRTKKWAYIQYDEDAGSGMELFDMEYDPKQYTNLAYNPQYAEVRTQMQDRLKAKLKEVRTNDLDIQYDLQKTK, translated from the coding sequence ATGAAAAAACCACAGATTAAAAGAGACAAAGTAGCACACTATAATTCTAATTTTAGGAGAACAAATATTATTTTTATTTTAGGATTGCTAATTTCTATAACAGGCTATACGCAAGAAAAAAAGAAACCTAATGTCCTATTTATAGTTGCAGACGATCTCACAGCCACCGCAGTATCTTCTTATGAAAATATAGCCAGCAGAACACCTAATATAGATAAATTGGCTACGGAGGGAACACGCTATACTCATGCCTATTCACAGTATCCGGTTTGTGGTCCATCACGGGCATCCCTAATGTTCGGTTATTATCCAAATGCAACGCAAACCTATGGGTATGTCAGCGGCCGTGAACAAGTTGGCGAAAAACGAAAGTCGTGGTCACAGCTTTTTAAAGACAATGGGTATTATACTGCCCGAGTAAGTAAAATTTACCATATGGGCGTACCCATAGATATTGAAACTGGTTCTAATGGTCAAGATGATGGGGAATCTTGGACCGAACGTTTCAATAGTCAAGGTCCAGAATGGAAAGCGGAAGGGGAAGCAGAATTGGTGCAAAATAACCCATTTGGAGATAAACCAAGAAAAGGTGGGAATGTGATGACTATAGTCAAGGCAGATGGAGGTGATTTAGAGCATTCAGATGGGAAAACTGCTGAAAAGGCAATAGAATTAATTAGGAAGCACAAAAATGAACCGTTCTTTTTGGCGGTTGGTATGGTGAGACCCCATGTACCCTTTGTAGCACCAAAATCGTATTTTGAACCTTATCCTCATTCAGAAATAGTTTTACCTCCCAAAGTCCAAAATGATTGGGATGATATTCCTGCCCGTGGTATTAATTATGTGACTAGTGTTAACGGGGAAATGTCGGAAGAACAGGAAAAGAAAGCGGTAGCCGGCTATTATGCCTCCGTGGCTTATATGGATGCCCAAGTGGGAAAAATTCTCAACACCTTAAAAGAGGAGGGATTGGAAGACAATACCATAGTCATATTTACCTCCGACCATGGTTTTCATTTGGGCGAACATCGTTTTTGGATGAAGGTAAGTTTGCACGAAGAATCTGTGAGAGTACCGTTGATTATTAAAATGCCAGGTAAGGCACCTGCAGTTTGCAATTCTTTTACCGAACTATTGGATCTTTATCCCACTGTGGCGGAATTGGCGGGGTTAAAATATTCCAAAAATATTCAAGGAAAAAGTATCGCAAAAACCTTGGAAAATCCTGAGATTGAGGTTAGAGACATGGCGTTCTCTGTTAGTCAGGGAGGGAAAACCTTTTTGATTAGAACTAAAAAATGGGCCTATATCCAATACGATGAAGATGCTGGATCGGGGATGGAATTATTTGATATGGAGTACGATCCCAAACAGTATACTAATTTGGCTTACAACCCACAATATGCTGAAGTGAGAACGCAAATGCAAGATCGGTTGAAAGCAAAATTAAAAGAGGTAAGAACTAACGATCTGGATATCCAATATGACTTACAAAAAACGAAGTAA
- a CDS encoding FAD-dependent oxidoreductase: MKKLINFLMLLAIVHFASGQTKKYDIVIYGGTSAGVAAALQSSRMGKSVVLIEPSNRIGGLTTGGLGQTDIGNKQAIGGISREFYENIKKHYDNPENWKWEQRSEYMDSGQTRTEEGEASMWTFEPSAALAVYKAMMDKEKIVMVYNERLNRESGVKKVTGRIESITMESGKSFKGKVYLDATYEGDLMASAGVSYAVGRESNDQYGETLNGVQANSINRALTGFVSKNAFNHNFLPGVDPYVKKGDPASGLLPNINEKPGLEGEGDDKIQAYCFRMCLTDHPENRIPFQKPSNYDEINYELLFRNYEARKGPIRDMYGYGNSLLPWINSSMPNRKTDTNNKFGFSTDYIGKNYDYPEASYAEREKIIEDHRNYQMGLMWSLANHPRIPEEVREEASKWGTSKDEFERADGWQQQLYIREARRMISDYVMTQQNCEALIVAEDPIGMAAYGMDSHHVQRYVDANGYVQNEGNVEAHGFKPYPISYRSLVPKKEECNNLIVPICVSSTHIAFGSIRMEPVFMVLGQSAATAAVLAIDGNINVQDVPYQSLKEQLLKDGQRVK, encoded by the coding sequence ATGAAAAAATTAATAAATTTTCTTATGCTACTCGCGATTGTACATTTCGCGAGCGGTCAAACCAAGAAGTATGATATTGTAATATACGGCGGAACTTCCGCCGGAGTTGCAGCTGCCTTGCAAAGCAGTAGAATGGGCAAGTCCGTGGTACTCATAGAGCCATCCAATAGAATAGGGGGGCTTACCACTGGAGGTCTAGGCCAGACCGATATTGGAAATAAACAGGCCATTGGCGGGATTTCCAGAGAGTTTTATGAAAATATCAAAAAGCACTACGACAATCCGGAAAACTGGAAATGGGAGCAGAGATCGGAATATATGGATAGCGGGCAAACTCGTACAGAGGAAGGAGAGGCAAGCATGTGGACTTTTGAGCCTTCGGCCGCCCTTGCGGTCTATAAAGCCATGATGGATAAGGAGAAAATTGTAATGGTTTACAACGAAAGGTTGAACAGGGAATCAGGGGTTAAAAAAGTAACTGGCAGAATAGAGTCGATTACCATGGAAAGCGGTAAGTCTTTTAAAGGGAAAGTGTATCTAGATGCTACTTATGAGGGCGATCTAATGGCTTCGGCCGGAGTTTCCTATGCCGTTGGCAGGGAAAGTAACGACCAATATGGGGAAACCTTAAATGGGGTACAGGCCAATAGTATAAATAGAGCTTTAACCGGATTTGTTTCTAAAAATGCGTTTAATCATAATTTTCTTCCTGGGGTAGATCCCTATGTTAAAAAAGGCGATCCAGCATCTGGCCTATTGCCAAATATTAATGAAAAACCAGGACTTGAAGGAGAGGGTGATGATAAAATTCAAGCTTACTGTTTTAGGATGTGCCTAACAGATCACCCGGAAAACCGAATTCCCTTCCAGAAACCCTCAAATTATGATGAGATCAATTATGAACTGTTGTTCCGTAACTATGAGGCCAGAAAGGGGCCTATAAGAGATATGTACGGTTATGGTAATTCTCTGTTGCCATGGATCAACTCTAGCATGCCCAATAGAAAAACGGATACCAACAACAAGTTTGGCTTTTCTACCGACTATATCGGCAAGAATTATGACTACCCAGAGGCATCTTATGCGGAACGAGAAAAGATTATCGAGGACCACAGGAATTACCAAATGGGGCTGATGTGGTCTTTGGCCAACCATCCAAGAATTCCTGAGGAGGTTCGTGAGGAAGCTTCAAAATGGGGTACTTCAAAGGACGAATTTGAAAGGGCCGATGGATGGCAACAACAGCTTTATATCCGCGAGGCTAGGAGAATGATCAGTGATTATGTAATGACCCAACAAAATTGTGAGGCATTAATAGTGGCTGAGGATCCTATTGGTATGGCGGCTTATGGAATGGATTCCCACCATGTACAGCGCTATGTAGATGCCAATGGATATGTACAGAACGAGGGTAATGTAGAGGCGCATGGGTTTAAGCCCTACCCAATTAGCTACAGATCTTTAGTGCCCAAAAAGGAGGAATGTAATAACCTTATAGTTCCTATCTGTGTTAGCTCAACGCACATTGCCTTTGGATCGATCCGTATGGAACCGGTATTTATGGTACTGGGACAATCAGCAGCTACGGCAGCAGTACTTGCCATAGATGGAAATATCAATGTTCAAGATGTGCCTTACCAGAGTTTAAAGGAGCAGCTCCTTAAAGACGGCCAAAGAGTAAAATAA
- a CDS encoding FAD-dependent oxidoreductase, protein MAHKKKFLDLTFILVIAGLMALTGCKDSKEKSNMGATADIIIYGGTSAAISAAVEAKRSGKSVIVVSPDIHLGGLSSGGLGFTDTGDKSVIGGLAREFYHRVWQHYNTEEAWIWQKKEEYGNKGQGTPAMDGENRTMWIFEPHVAEQVFEDLISEEGIRVDRDEWLDRENGVKMKDGKIISITTLSGNTYSGKMFLDATYEGDLMASAGVRYHVGREGKEVYGEEWNGVQTGVLHHKHWFQADISPYVVPGDPSSGLLPRVSGEHPGERHSGDDKIQAYCFRMCMSNYPENRIPFPKPEDYDPMNYELLARSFESGRKDWFEKFDPIPNHKTDTNNHGPLSSDNIGMNYDYPEATYERRKEIIKEHENYQKGLLWFVANDPRVPEDIQSEMQSWGLAKDEFVDNDNWPHQIYVREARRMIGEFVMTENELLKKSPTPNPIGLGSYTMDSHNVQRYVKPDGFVQNEGDIGVSTNGPYTISYGSLVPKKEDCENLLVPVCVSSSHIAFGSIRMEPVFMILGQSAAAAAVLAIDGDTTVQEVDYNTLKRVLVAKGQIVE, encoded by the coding sequence ATGGCACATAAAAAAAAGTTCTTGGATTTAACATTTATCCTAGTAATAGCAGGGCTAATGGCATTAACCGGCTGTAAAGATTCCAAAGAAAAGTCAAATATGGGAGCTACAGCCGACATCATTATATATGGTGGGACTTCTGCCGCCATTTCGGCGGCAGTAGAAGCAAAGCGGTCTGGGAAATCGGTTATAGTGGTATCGCCCGATATTCATTTAGGGGGATTATCGTCAGGGGGTTTGGGCTTTACCGATACAGGGGATAAGAGTGTAATTGGTGGGCTGGCCCGTGAATTCTACCATAGGGTTTGGCAACATTACAATACGGAGGAGGCCTGGATCTGGCAAAAAAAAGAGGAATATGGTAACAAGGGACAGGGAACCCCTGCTATGGATGGTGAAAATAGGACCATGTGGATCTTTGAACCCCATGTGGCAGAACAAGTGTTTGAGGATCTAATTTCTGAGGAAGGGATACGTGTAGATCGGGATGAATGGTTGGATAGGGAGAATGGGGTAAAGATGAAGGATGGCAAGATAATCTCAATCACCACCTTGTCAGGAAATACCTATTCAGGAAAAATGTTCTTGGACGCCACTTATGAAGGAGATCTTATGGCTTCGGCGGGCGTAAGGTATCATGTAGGTAGAGAAGGTAAGGAAGTATATGGGGAAGAATGGAATGGAGTCCAGACTGGGGTTTTGCATCATAAACATTGGTTTCAAGCTGATATTTCCCCTTATGTAGTGCCTGGAGATCCCTCTAGTGGTCTTTTGCCTAGGGTATCAGGAGAACATCCTGGGGAAAGGCACAGCGGTGACGATAAGATTCAAGCCTATTGCTTTAGGATGTGTATGAGCAATTATCCGGAAAATAGAATTCCCTTTCCTAAACCAGAGGATTATGACCCTATGAATTATGAATTATTAGCAAGGTCCTTTGAAAGCGGAAGAAAGGATTGGTTCGAAAAATTTGATCCCATACCAAACCACAAAACCGATACCAATAACCACGGTCCATTGAGTAGTGATAATATTGGCATGAATTACGATTATCCGGAGGCCACCTATGAAAGAAGGAAAGAGATTATAAAGGAACATGAGAATTATCAAAAAGGACTCCTATGGTTTGTGGCCAACGACCCTAGGGTTCCTGAAGATATACAGTCGGAAATGCAATCATGGGGTTTGGCCAAAGATGAATTTGTGGACAATGACAACTGGCCACATCAGATTTATGTTAGGGAGGCCCGGCGAATGATAGGAGAGTTCGTAATGACCGAAAATGAACTTTTAAAGAAAAGTCCAACCCCTAATCCAATAGGCTTAGGATCCTATACCATGGATTCCCACAATGTTCAACGTTATGTGAAACCAGATGGCTTTGTACAGAACGAAGGGGATATTGGGGTGAGCACCAATGGTCCTTACACCATTTCCTATGGTTCTTTGGTGCCCAAAAAGGAAGACTGCGAAAACCTGTTGGTACCGGTATGCGTGTCCTCCAGTCATATTGCTTTTGGTTCTATTAGAATGGAACCAGTGTTTATGATCTTGGGGCAATCGGCAGCCGCCGCCGCCGTGCTGGCAATTGATGGAGATACAACGGTTCAAGAGGTGGATTATAATACATTAAAGAGAGTTCTAGTTGCCAAAGGACAAATAGTAGAGTAG
- a CDS encoding FAD-dependent oxidoreductase, giving the protein MKRRNFLGNLAAGSGLVVLNPIYASNGKTNSNKVHSIHKEGRTLKADLVIIGGGTGGCATALGALRNGLTVIMTEETDWIGGQLTQQGVPPDEHKWINDFGATALYREFRKKVREYYRNNYPLKQELADNERFNPGNASVSEISHEPKISLRVLETMFDPYISAGKLVLLKETVALEASTLGNKVQSVRVKTHSTGEIRNLTAPYFADATELGDLLPMTGTEYVCGAEAKSDTGELHAAEIADPTNNQAFTVCFAMDYRPDEDWTINKPEEYGFWRDYKPEMKSPWAGKLLELNYSNPRTLSPKDLGFDPRGNHMKDVLNLWIYRRILAKDNFEDGFLTGDITLVNYPQNDYFLGNVVDVSENELKYHFYRGKQLSLSLLYWLQTEAPRADGGKGWPGIRLRPDVMGTNDGLAKYPYIREARRIKPLFRITEHHVGRTQRATIQGVPESKAQAKNFEDSVGIGYYHIDLHPSSGGDNYIDFSSLPFQIPLGALIPQRMENIFPVNKNIGTTHLTNGCYRLHPVEWSIGEAIGMFIPFLMESGRSPQDVYKDSGAVRKFQSLIRNQGVDTHWPYEKM; this is encoded by the coding sequence ATGAAAAGAAGAAATTTTTTGGGCAATTTGGCCGCAGGTAGCGGATTGGTAGTGTTAAACCCTATTTATGCATCCAATGGAAAAACGAATAGTAATAAGGTTCATAGTATTCATAAAGAGGGGAGGACATTAAAAGCAGATCTAGTGATCATTGGTGGGGGAACAGGAGGGTGTGCCACTGCATTGGGGGCGCTTCGTAATGGCCTGACCGTTATAATGACCGAAGAAACAGATTGGATAGGCGGACAATTGACGCAACAGGGAGTACCCCCAGATGAGCATAAATGGATCAATGATTTTGGTGCTACCGCATTATATAGGGAATTTAGAAAAAAAGTCAGAGAATATTATCGGAATAACTACCCTCTGAAACAGGAGCTTGCGGATAACGAAAGGTTTAATCCAGGAAATGCCAGTGTTTCGGAAATTAGCCATGAGCCAAAAATTTCACTACGGGTGTTAGAAACTATGTTTGATCCTTATATCAGTGCTGGTAAACTGGTGCTGTTAAAAGAAACGGTGGCTTTGGAGGCTTCTACCCTAGGAAACAAGGTGCAATCTGTAAGAGTTAAAACACATTCCACGGGGGAGATAAGGAATTTGACTGCGCCTTACTTTGCGGACGCAACAGAATTGGGCGATTTATTGCCCATGACGGGAACCGAGTATGTTTGTGGCGCCGAAGCCAAATCCGATACAGGGGAGTTGCATGCCGCGGAAATTGCGGACCCTACAAATAATCAGGCCTTTACGGTCTGCTTTGCAATGGACTACAGGCCCGATGAGGATTGGACTATAAATAAGCCCGAGGAATATGGGTTTTGGCGCGACTATAAGCCTGAAATGAAAAGTCCGTGGGCCGGAAAATTACTAGAGCTCAACTATTCAAATCCACGAACCCTGTCCCCCAAGGATTTAGGTTTTGACCCTAGGGGCAATCATATGAAGGATGTTTTGAACCTATGGATTTATCGCAGAATTCTTGCCAAGGATAATTTTGAAGACGGATTTTTAACGGGTGATATTACCTTGGTTAATTACCCCCAGAACGATTATTTCTTAGGAAATGTGGTCGATGTAAGTGAAAATGAACTGAAATATCATTTTTATAGGGGTAAACAATTGAGTCTTTCCCTACTGTATTGGCTCCAAACAGAAGCACCTAGGGCTGATGGCGGAAAAGGCTGGCCAGGAATTAGATTAAGGCCAGACGTAATGGGGACGAATGATGGACTTGCAAAATATCCCTATATACGGGAAGCCAGAAGAATTAAGCCTTTATTCCGTATCACCGAACATCATGTGGGGAGAACCCAAAGAGCAACTATCCAAGGGGTTCCAGAATCTAAAGCTCAGGCCAAAAATTTTGAAGATAGTGTAGGAATAGGATATTATCATATCGATTTACATCCAAGCAGTGGCGGGGACAATTACATCGATTTTTCTTCCCTTCCATTTCAAATTCCATTAGGAGCACTAATTCCACAACGTATGGAAAATATTTTTCCAGTAAATAAAAATATTGGTACCACACATCTTACCAACGGATGTTATAGACTGCACCCTGTAGAATGGAGTATAGGTGAGGCTATAGGGATGTTTATTCCATTTTTAATGGAATCTGGCAGAAGTCCCCAAGACGTTTATAAAGATTCTGGTGCGGTACGGAAATTTCAAAGTCTTATTCGAAATCAAGGGGTAGATACCCATTGGCCATACGAAAAAATGTAA